A part of Maridesulfovibrio hydrothermalis AM13 = DSM 14728 genomic DNA contains:
- a CDS encoding cobyric acid synthase produces MQSLQEKFSELAAEEGKYAHGGNLRKLAARAGCPASDIIDFSANINPLGPPLWLQQEIVSALSEVDRYPDPECAELTLAACEKYSVWPNECLAGNGASELIAAITRIGGFKRAVIPVPCYVDYTRSCKLAGLKTEHIPLDPQKAFAPDFDTLSSLLSASPALVFLAQPNNPTGTAFDPAELKKLARKHPDSRFIVDESFADFVPDLERLTGNRPPNVITIVSLTKFYAIPGLRLGLAFASADIIMELKNILPCWSVNILAQKVGLRCICDEEYERKTIETTVRLREELIQGIMQVPGIRILPSQANFMLCQIQRVGMDAAGLIEHLLKNKVAVRHCDNFDGLDSTYFRIAVRTEEENKALVDGLRSFSGMEVSAQKPKKTPALMIQGTCSNAGKSILAAAFCRIFLQDGYKVAPFKAQNMSLNSFVTEDGLEMGRAQVTQAAACKMAPDVRMNPVLLKPNSDIGSQVIVMGKPVGNMKVKKYVEYKPTAFEAVKKGYDSLSADADIMVIEGAGSPAEINLKQHDIVNMAMAQYAEAKVIITGDIDRGGVFASLSGTMDLLETKERDLVCGFLLNKFRGDASLLTPALDFILNHTGKPVLGTIPFINNLGLPDEDSVSFKEDLSKSGSSGKHKDCVDIVCIDLPRISNFTDLDALKGEPDVNLRIVDKVENLGKPDAIILPGSKSTLSDLAHLRESGLAQAVSDMRDKAAIIGICGGFQMLGQYISDPDQIESETGIEEGLGLLPLQTTLAPEKTLTRTSAIHSQSKMEVSGYEIHHGKTEPLLPTVRAAIVPQGITGGVPVSKALGFGSKSGMIWGTYLHGIFDADRFRRWFIDSLRAKKGLPRLEKIQTTFGMEESLDHLADVVRENVDMKAIYAALKL; encoded by the coding sequence ATGCAATCTTTGCAGGAAAAATTTTCAGAGCTGGCAGCGGAGGAAGGCAAATATGCCCACGGCGGCAACTTGCGCAAACTGGCAGCGCGGGCAGGATGCCCGGCATCTGATATTATTGACTTCTCAGCGAACATAAACCCTTTAGGCCCCCCGCTCTGGTTGCAACAGGAGATAGTCAGTGCTCTGTCCGAAGTTGACCGCTATCCGGACCCCGAGTGCGCTGAACTGACCCTCGCCGCCTGCGAAAAATACTCAGTCTGGCCCAATGAATGCCTTGCCGGAAACGGAGCATCTGAACTTATCGCCGCCATCACCCGCATCGGCGGATTCAAACGGGCTGTCATTCCCGTGCCTTGCTACGTAGACTATACCCGCTCCTGCAAACTGGCCGGACTTAAGACAGAACATATTCCTCTTGACCCTCAAAAAGCATTCGCGCCGGACTTTGATACTCTTTCTTCACTGCTTTCTGCTTCACCCGCATTGGTCTTTCTGGCCCAGCCCAACAACCCGACAGGTACGGCCTTTGATCCGGCGGAGCTGAAAAAACTGGCCCGTAAACATCCTGATTCGCGTTTTATTGTTGATGAGTCCTTTGCGGATTTCGTTCCGGACCTTGAACGGCTGACCGGAAACCGTCCTCCGAATGTTATCACCATTGTTTCGCTGACAAAATTCTACGCCATCCCGGGGTTACGTCTGGGACTGGCCTTTGCATCCGCTGACATCATCATGGAGCTTAAGAATATTCTGCCCTGCTGGTCAGTAAATATTCTGGCCCAGAAAGTCGGGCTGCGTTGCATCTGTGATGAAGAGTACGAACGTAAAACCATAGAGACAACGGTCCGTTTACGTGAAGAGTTGATTCAGGGAATTATGCAAGTCCCGGGAATCAGGATTCTTCCCTCACAGGCAAACTTCATGCTCTGCCAGATACAACGGGTGGGCATGGACGCAGCCGGACTCATTGAACATCTGCTGAAAAATAAGGTTGCGGTACGTCATTGTGACAACTTTGACGGCCTTGATTCAACTTATTTCCGGATTGCAGTGCGGACCGAAGAAGAAAATAAGGCACTTGTTGACGGGCTGCGCTCTTTTTCCGGCATGGAAGTATCTGCGCAAAAACCGAAAAAAACTCCGGCCCTCATGATTCAGGGAACCTGTTCCAATGCAGGTAAATCTATTCTCGCCGCAGCATTCTGCCGGATATTTCTGCAAGACGGCTACAAAGTAGCTCCATTTAAGGCGCAAAACATGTCCCTGAACTCGTTCGTTACCGAGGACGGTCTTGAAATGGGACGGGCGCAGGTAACTCAGGCTGCGGCATGCAAAATGGCACCGGATGTGCGCATGAATCCCGTGCTGCTCAAACCAAACAGCGACATAGGGTCACAGGTTATTGTCATGGGCAAACCCGTGGGCAATATGAAAGTAAAAAAATACGTTGAATATAAACCCACAGCCTTCGAAGCTGTAAAAAAAGGATATGATTCATTAAGTGCTGACGCAGATATCATGGTCATCGAAGGAGCCGGAAGCCCCGCAGAAATCAATCTCAAACAACATGATATAGTCAACATGGCCATGGCTCAATATGCCGAGGCCAAGGTTATCATCACCGGGGATATAGATCGGGGCGGTGTATTTGCATCTCTTTCAGGAACAATGGATCTGCTGGAAACCAAGGAACGGGATCTTGTTTGCGGATTTCTGCTTAATAAATTTCGCGGTGATGCATCACTGCTCACTCCGGCACTGGATTTCATCCTGAACCACACCGGAAAACCCGTGCTCGGTACTATCCCTTTCATCAATAATCTGGGACTGCCTGATGAAGATTCGGTTTCATTTAAAGAAGATCTCAGCAAATCAGGCAGCAGCGGAAAACATAAAGACTGCGTCGATATCGTCTGCATAGACCTGCCACGCATCTCAAATTTCACGGACCTCGACGCTCTGAAAGGTGAGCCGGATGTTAATTTACGCATAGTGGACAAAGTCGAAAATCTCGGCAAACCCGATGCAATCATCCTGCCCGGCAGCAAATCCACCCTGTCCGACCTTGCCCATCTTCGTGAATCAGGGCTGGCACAAGCTGTTTCGGACATGCGCGACAAAGCTGCAATAATCGGAATATGCGGTGGATTTCAAATGCTGGGCCAATACATCAGCGATCCGGATCAAATCGAATCCGAAACCGGAATAGAGGAGGGACTGGGACTCCTGCCCCTGCAAACAACCCTTGCCCCTGAAAAAACTCTAACCCGCACCAGCGCCATACATTCACAAAGTAAAATGGAAGTCAGCGGTTATGAAATCCATCACGGAAAAACAGAACCGCTGCTGCCTACCGTAAGAGCGGCAATCGTACCACAAGGCATAACCGGAGGCGTTCCTGTATCCAAGGCTCTCGGCTTTGGAAGCAAGTCCGGCATGATCTGGGGGACATACCTGCACGGTATATTCGATGCAGACCGGTTCCGCCGCTGGTTTATCGATTCGCTGCGCGCTAAAAAAGGGCTGCCCAGACTGGAAAAAATCCAGACAACATTCGGTATGGAGGAATCACTTGACCATCTGGCAGATGTGGTACGGGAAAATGTCGATATGAAAGCTATTTATGCGGCTTTAAAACTTTAA
- a CDS encoding MucR family transcriptional regulator produces the protein MEDYLKEALEIVKAQASVRTMNEEEMTSMVRKLSAGIQAIAENSLPAQEEAPACDPKKSIKEKSIVCCECGKSFKIITKKHLASHGLTPDEYREKYGLKKKAPLVCKSLQRERRKKMKEMQLWTKRGK, from the coding sequence GTGGAAGATTATCTGAAAGAAGCTTTGGAAATAGTCAAAGCTCAGGCAAGTGTCAGAACCATGAACGAAGAAGAAATGACTTCCATGGTCCGCAAATTATCTGCGGGAATTCAGGCCATTGCTGAAAACTCTCTTCCCGCACAAGAAGAAGCTCCTGCATGCGATCCCAAGAAATCTATCAAGGAAAAATCCATTGTATGCTGTGAATGCGGGAAGTCTTTTAAAATCATCACCAAGAAGCACCTTGCTTCACATGGCTTGACCCCTGATGAGTATCGTGAAAAATACGGCCTCAAGAAAAAAGCTCCTCTGGTCTGCAAATCCTTGCAGCGTGAACGTCGCAAAAAAATGAAAGAAATGCAGCTCTGGACCAAACGCGGTAAATAG
- a CDS encoding sensor domain-containing diguanylate cyclase — protein sequence MMIDKFDFDATLLTTNFATRLLAMEVDKDVLIDRTLEAFCDLGSCQNATLMMYDDHRQLKGVAASVKGRRFTINEEIPLTDAMTEAADSLRPVVRPVCNDTEFPLPAKSCASKNTCLCVPLVGSRDLIRGFVTLYRDKSSPWEIAELFQLGIISTVAAVSFENSKLFRQTIEDSLTGLYMRRYLFIRLSEEVQRVKRRHGDLSVIMLDIDHFKLVNDTYGHAAGDKVLKAVADVLHKSSRKGVDIPCRYGGEEFAVLMPGSKKEEAEIVAERIRRACEENIISASDCHIKVTLSSGVASIDECDPQSGDELLRRADKRLYRAKESGRNMIVCIDS from the coding sequence ATGATGATAGATAAATTTGACTTTGATGCGACGCTTTTGACTACAAACTTTGCCACCCGCCTTCTGGCTATGGAGGTGGATAAGGACGTGCTCATTGATCGAACTCTGGAGGCTTTTTGCGATCTGGGTTCATGCCAGAATGCAACGTTGATGATGTATGATGATCATCGCCAGCTTAAAGGAGTGGCAGCTTCTGTTAAAGGGCGCAGATTTACAATTAATGAAGAGATTCCGCTAACCGATGCCATGACAGAAGCTGCGGACAGCCTTAGACCTGTAGTGCGGCCTGTTTGCAATGATACTGAGTTTCCTTTGCCGGCAAAAAGCTGTGCCAGTAAAAACACCTGTTTATGCGTTCCGCTGGTGGGTTCACGCGATTTAATCAGGGGTTTCGTTACCTTATACAGGGATAAATCCAGCCCCTGGGAAATAGCTGAACTTTTTCAGCTGGGCATAATTTCAACGGTGGCGGCAGTTTCATTTGAGAATTCAAAACTGTTCCGGCAGACCATTGAAGACAGTCTCACCGGGCTTTATATGCGCAGATATCTTTTTATCCGGCTCTCGGAAGAAGTCCAGAGAGTCAAACGCAGGCATGGTGATCTGTCTGTTATCATGCTTGATATTGACCACTTCAAGCTTGTTAACGACACTTATGGACACGCCGCCGGAGACAAAGTCCTCAAAGCCGTTGCTGATGTTTTGCATAAAAGCTCCCGCAAAGGGGTGGATATCCCCTGCCGTTACGGCGGAGAAGAATTTGCAGTTCTGATGCCCGGATCTAAAAAAGAAGAAGCTGAAATTGTTGCCGAAAGAATCCGTAGAGCCTGCGAGGAAAATATTATTTCCGCTTCGGACTGCCATATAAAAGTGACTCTCAGCTCCGGAGTTGCATCAATTGATGAATGCGACCCTCAGTCCGGCGATGAACTGCTCAGGAGAGCCGATAAAAGACTGTACAGGGCAAAAGAGTCAGGGCGAAATATGATTGTTTGCATCGACAGTTAG
- a CDS encoding TatD family hydrolase: protein MAKKKKKNRALPQTVGINISGVETHAHLDLEDFREDLPEVMARAKECGIGKIGNIFLGPKAYEANKGLFDDYPEVFFSLGIHPNNSDSCSDEDLEAMLRAFQSDKRLKAVGEIGLDFYWDRVPYDVQEDVFRKQLSLAQDLDLPVVIHSRDAHERTLEVLEDFGWSGRPLLWHCFGSDAETAQRILEHGWYISIPGPVTYKKNVEAQEAVKSIPVERLVLETDCPFLSPEPWRGKRNEPAFIVFTAAKVAELKGMDVNELWGRCAENAHKFFNLSV from the coding sequence ATGGCTAAGAAGAAAAAGAAAAATAGAGCATTGCCTCAGACTGTAGGCATAAACATATCTGGCGTAGAGACTCATGCACATTTGGATCTTGAGGATTTCCGGGAGGATCTACCGGAAGTTATGGCCCGGGCTAAAGAGTGCGGTATTGGCAAAATAGGCAATATTTTTTTAGGCCCGAAGGCTTATGAGGCTAACAAAGGTCTTTTTGATGATTATCCGGAAGTCTTTTTTTCACTGGGCATTCATCCTAATAACTCAGATTCGTGCTCAGACGAGGATCTTGAGGCTATGCTCAGGGCTTTTCAGAGTGATAAACGCTTGAAAGCTGTAGGCGAAATCGGGCTGGATTTTTATTGGGACCGTGTTCCTTACGATGTACAGGAGGATGTTTTCCGGAAGCAGCTTTCGCTGGCACAGGATCTGGATTTGCCGGTGGTTATTCACAGCCGTGATGCCCACGAACGGACTCTTGAAGTGCTGGAAGATTTCGGCTGGTCCGGCAGACCATTGCTCTGGCATTGCTTTGGCAGCGATGCAGAGACGGCGCAGCGGATTCTTGAGCACGGTTGGTATATTTCTATTCCCGGACCTGTTACATATAAAAAGAATGTAGAGGCGCAGGAAGCCGTGAAATCAATTCCTGTGGAGCGTCTGGTACTGGAGACTGATTGTCCTTTTCTGAGTCCTGAACCTTGGCGGGGAAAACGCAATGAACCTGCATTTATCGTTTTTACGGCTGCAAAAGTTGCTGAGTTGAAAGGTATGGACGTCAATGAACTATGGGGCAGGTGTGCGGAGAATGCACATAAGTTTTTTAATTTGTCAGTCTGA
- a CDS encoding tetratricopeptide repeat protein, translating to MKRSEIKRLILSVCLIISVFSGCLMFVVNTHAVTEKETINTKQPQSLRWWETITPHGKMAIAGVAIIGITSFIVFLSTRKNKWTFAGENRFTEDKYKSDLEQKVSRLKDELQAISKLNSPEYRKVFAALKEAEQRLHFIKSGYESVVKDVTSLAGQLEILRGWVSETEIETAESMLISGKTGEAKEIWAKIAAESNVKKNAYARREADAHYHLALLAKADLNYNKAMESFIKGIETGKAGITHMAEAGHLALIIKDYRNAESLFKEALSMAADCDECTRNTIRKCQTGLGDVHMHSTRFNEALPLYRAALQICLEVYGEEGMPTADTYAKLAQLHEMQGDKEKMDDFCTMALDIYSKILPENHPKVSEVRKRCGK from the coding sequence GTGAAACGCTCTGAAATTAAACGCCTCATTCTATCGGTCTGTCTCATTATTTCAGTATTTTCAGGCTGTCTGATGTTTGTCGTAAATACACATGCTGTTACAGAAAAAGAAACCATAAACACAAAGCAGCCCCAATCCCTCAGATGGTGGGAGACCATCACCCCGCACGGAAAAATGGCTATTGCCGGAGTGGCTATTATCGGGATCACTTCTTTTATCGTATTTCTCAGTACCAGAAAGAACAAGTGGACTTTTGCCGGTGAAAACCGTTTCACGGAAGATAAATATAAATCTGATCTTGAGCAAAAAGTTTCCAGACTTAAAGATGAACTCCAGGCAATAAGCAAGCTGAATTCACCGGAATACCGCAAGGTTTTCGCCGCTCTCAAAGAAGCGGAACAACGACTGCATTTTATAAAATCTGGATATGAATCCGTTGTTAAAGACGTAACCAGTCTGGCCGGACAACTGGAGATCCTGCGCGGCTGGGTTTCTGAAACGGAAATCGAAACAGCTGAATCTATGCTGATATCCGGCAAAACCGGAGAAGCAAAAGAAATCTGGGCCAAGATCGCGGCAGAATCAAACGTAAAGAAAAATGCATACGCCAGACGGGAGGCAGATGCCCATTACCATCTGGCCCTGCTGGCAAAAGCGGACCTCAATTACAATAAGGCTATGGAATCTTTCATAAAAGGCATAGAGACCGGAAAAGCCGGAATAACCCATATGGCAGAAGCCGGACATCTGGCTCTGATCATAAAAGACTACAGAAATGCTGAATCCCTGTTTAAAGAAGCCCTGAGCATGGCGGCGGATTGCGATGAGTGCACCAGAAACACCATCCGCAAATGCCAGACCGGTCTCGGCGATGTGCACATGCATTCAACCCGCTTCAATGAAGCATTGCCGCTCTACAGGGCAGCCCTGCAAATATGTCTTGAAGTATACGGGGAAGAGGGAATGCCCACAGCAGACACCTACGCAAAATTGGCACAGTTGCACGAAATGCAGGGTGATAAAGAAAAAATGGATGATTTTTGCACAATGGCACTAGATATTTACTCGAAAATACTGCCTGAAAATCACCCAAAAGTTTCAGAGGTACGGAAGAGATGTGGAAAATAA
- a CDS encoding response regulator has translation MSETAAKNTVLIVETSLTQARIITEHIESVTPFDSLVVRSMEEVEEILEDSNNDIFIAVLNLNIKGAPDGEAVDYVLSRKIPCIILTSTFNEKIRNRFIEKNVLDYFNKSRREDLEEMVDLIRRIHSNHEIKVVIAEDNSTARKIMRNLLERLNFTVETGKDGAEALAIIEANPDVKLLLTDYEMPNLDGFELVSEVRKTHSRDQLAILGVSSHDSGAITAKFLKRGANDFLKKPFEVEEFSWRVTNNLNELERIRSIKDAYSRDPLTGFSNLSSFINQGREIYLEMLSQGKSPVLAAFSVDELLTVNARYGWDASSAAIKKAASLLEQHSFGWTLSARSDQGFYILAEGSETLKNDLGAVKAALASSQIVSGTDRFMVSASFTVSKNPDQTLDQALSRVANALAMSQGKGINSFSYA, from the coding sequence ATGTCTGAAACAGCAGCAAAAAATACTGTACTAATAGTCGAAACCAGCCTGACTCAGGCAAGAATTATTACTGAACATATTGAATCCGTAACACCTTTTGACTCACTTGTAGTCAGATCTATGGAAGAGGTTGAAGAGATACTTGAGGACAGCAATAATGATATATTCATTGCTGTTCTCAATTTGAATATCAAAGGTGCTCCGGACGGCGAAGCTGTTGATTATGTTTTGTCACGCAAGATTCCCTGCATTATCCTTACATCTACATTCAATGAAAAAATACGCAACCGGTTCATTGAAAAGAATGTATTGGACTACTTCAACAAATCCAGACGTGAAGATCTTGAGGAAATGGTTGACCTGATTCGCCGGATTCATTCCAATCACGAAATTAAAGTGGTCATAGCTGAGGATAACTCCACAGCCCGTAAGATTATGCGTAATCTTTTAGAACGGCTGAATTTCACTGTTGAAACAGGAAAGGACGGGGCCGAGGCTCTGGCAATCATTGAAGCCAACCCAGATGTAAAACTGCTTTTAACTGACTACGAAATGCCAAACCTCGACGGGTTCGAGCTTGTCTCTGAAGTGCGCAAAACCCACAGCCGCGACCAGCTTGCCATCCTCGGCGTATCCTCCCATGACTCAGGAGCCATCACTGCTAAATTTCTCAAACGCGGAGCCAACGACTTCCTGAAAAAACCTTTCGAGGTCGAAGAATTTTCATGGCGTGTGACCAACAATCTAAACGAACTTGAACGGATACGATCTATAAAAGACGCATACAGCCGTGATCCTTTGACTGGTTTCTCAAACCTCTCCAGTTTTATAAATCAAGGGCGTGAAATTTATCTGGAAATGCTAAGTCAGGGAAAATCTCCCGTTCTGGCTGCATTTAGCGTGGATGAATTGCTTACAGTTAATGCAAGATACGGCTGGGATGCCAGTTCGGCTGCCATTAAAAAAGCGGCGTCTCTGTTGGAACAGCACTCTTTCGGATGGACTCTGTCAGCGCGCAGCGATCAGGGATTTTACATATTAGCCGAAGGAAGCGAAACCCTGAAAAACGACCTCGGAGCAGTCAAAGCCGCACTTGCCAGCTCGCAGATAGTTTCAGGAACAGACAGATTCATGGTTTCAGCATCATTTACAGTCAGCAAGAATCCTGATCAGACTTTAGATCAGGCTCTTTCCAGAGTTGCCAACGCTCTTGCCATGAGTCAGGGTAAAGGAATTAATTCATTCAGTTATGCGTAA
- a CDS encoding sigma-54 interaction domain-containing protein, producing MTNAYNSCYLGIVKNETSYLVSGLLGQQFILPDLLNEVPIGIAVLDIEGNIEIVNRTWETITGAAPDSMIGLKCVLGLRCDYCFKGCPVMAEKADFEAVSVDADIIDRTRKKIPIRLTVAPIVNKDNEISGFVETIQDIRQVAELSSTASKAYSVGGLIGTSPQMVKVFSMIPSIAATDSSVLITGETGTGKDVLAEAIHNTSDRAGAPFIKVNCGALPETLLESELFGHVKGAFTGANENRPGRIKLAHNGSFFLTEIGDLPLPLQVKLLSFLDDKVVHPLGSSRGFNANVRIIVATHRNLKQMVQDKTFRADLLYRLNVVHMHLPPLRERGDDILLLKNHFLKEYATKFNKKIKGFTKKAAKVLSAYRYPGNVRELRNIVEYAVNFCDRDMIGSNHLPAYLTEQDILRPVTESTGTASERPAAAEYNPAQSWDDAEKHMIMDTLIKCGGRKGEASKILGWSRSTLWRKLKKHSITG from the coding sequence ATGACGAACGCATACAACTCATGCTATCTGGGCATTGTGAAAAACGAAACATCATATCTTGTCAGCGGCCTGCTGGGTCAGCAGTTCATCTTACCGGACCTTCTGAATGAAGTCCCTATCGGCATTGCGGTGCTTGATATTGAAGGTAATATTGAAATTGTGAACCGCACGTGGGAAACCATCACCGGCGCCGCCCCTGATTCTATGATCGGACTTAAATGCGTGCTCGGCCTGCGCTGCGATTACTGCTTTAAAGGCTGCCCGGTCATGGCCGAAAAAGCTGATTTTGAAGCAGTCTCGGTTGATGCTGATATTATTGACCGCACCCGAAAAAAGATCCCCATCCGGCTCACAGTTGCGCCGATAGTCAATAAAGATAATGAAATTTCTGGTTTTGTTGAAACCATTCAAGATATCCGGCAGGTTGCAGAACTCAGCAGCACTGCCAGCAAAGCCTATTCGGTCGGGGGGCTAATTGGAACCAGTCCGCAAATGGTCAAGGTTTTCAGCATGATCCCCAGCATTGCTGCGACGGATTCATCAGTGCTTATTACCGGAGAAACCGGAACAGGCAAGGATGTGCTGGCCGAAGCAATTCACAATACATCTGACCGTGCCGGTGCACCGTTTATCAAAGTCAACTGCGGCGCTCTACCGGAAACACTGCTTGAATCGGAACTGTTCGGACATGTAAAAGGTGCATTTACCGGAGCAAATGAAAACCGCCCCGGACGTATCAAACTTGCGCATAACGGTTCTTTTTTTCTGACGGAAATTGGAGATCTTCCCTTACCCCTGCAAGTCAAACTGCTCTCTTTTCTTGATGATAAAGTGGTCCACCCGCTCGGCAGTTCTCGTGGTTTTAACGCTAATGTAAGGATAATTGTTGCCACTCACCGGAATTTAAAACAGATGGTCCAAGATAAAACATTCCGAGCTGATCTGCTGTACAGGCTGAACGTGGTGCATATGCACCTGCCGCCGCTGCGTGAACGCGGGGATGACATCCTATTACTTAAAAACCATTTTCTTAAAGAGTACGCCACAAAATTTAATAAAAAAATCAAGGGCTTCACAAAAAAAGCAGCCAAAGTACTTTCGGCATACAGATATCCCGGCAATGTGCGCGAACTTCGCAACATTGTTGAATACGCTGTAAACTTCTGCGACCGCGACATGATCGGCTCCAATCACCTCCCTGCCTATCTGACTGAGCAGGACATACTGCGTCCTGTAACCGAATCCACAGGCACAGCATCAGAGCGTCCCGCGGCAGCAGAATACAACCCCGCTCAGAGCTGGGATGATGCGGAAAAACATATGATAATGGATACCTTGATAAAATGTGGAGGCCGCAAGGGTGAAGCATCTAAAATACTGGGCTGGTCCAGATCAACCCTCTGGCGCAAACTAAAAAAACACTCCATCACCGGTTAA
- the fliM gene encoding flagellar motor switch protein FliM codes for MSKILQQDEVDALLRGLSGGEVEAEQDIPDDDSGVVSFDLANQDRIIRGRMPVLEIVNDRFARLATNNLANTMRKRVDINPISIDMSKFGDFMRSLPVPTSLSIFKMDPLRGNAILVVDSRLVFALVESFFGGSGSQPKVEGRDFTPIEQAIVDRVVKIALANLEDSWRPVHEVHLELVRSEVNPQFAAIVPPSDVVVVITFEVELENAIGSLIVCLPYSTLEPIRSKLHASFQSERLEIDHVWVSRFKERLLETPIELLVRLGKSKITGRQLINLEEGDLLLLDTDEEDNLECEVGGVLKYYGTPGRVKANRAFQITQTIEPKMT; via the coding sequence ATGAGTAAAATCCTTCAGCAGGATGAGGTTGATGCTCTGCTTAGAGGGCTTTCCGGCGGAGAGGTAGAAGCAGAACAAGATATACCGGATGATGATTCCGGTGTTGTCTCCTTTGACCTTGCCAATCAGGACCGTATTATCCGTGGGCGTATGCCTGTTCTTGAAATTGTCAATGACCGTTTTGCACGTCTTGCCACTAACAATCTTGCCAATACTATGCGAAAAAGGGTTGATATCAACCCCATCTCTATTGATATGTCCAAGTTCGGGGATTTCATGCGTTCGCTTCCGGTTCCGACTTCCCTGTCTATCTTTAAAATGGACCCTTTGCGCGGTAACGCCATTCTGGTAGTTGACTCGCGTCTGGTTTTTGCGCTGGTAGAAAGTTTTTTCGGCGGTTCCGGTTCTCAGCCTAAGGTCGAAGGGCGTGACTTTACTCCCATTGAGCAGGCTATTGTTGATCGGGTCGTGAAAATCGCTTTGGCCAACCTTGAAGATTCATGGCGGCCTGTTCATGAAGTTCACCTTGAACTTGTTCGTTCTGAGGTCAATCCGCAGTTTGCCGCAATCGTTCCGCCATCTGATGTTGTTGTCGTCATTACATTTGAGGTTGAACTTGAAAATGCTATAGGTTCGTTAATTGTCTGTCTGCCTTATTCCACACTTGAACCTATCCGCTCTAAACTGCATGCATCTTTCCAGTCTGAAAGGCTTGAGATTGACCATGTCTGGGTCAGCAGATTTAAAGAAAGGCTGCTTGAAACTCCGATTGAACTTTTGGTCCGGCTCGGGAAAAGCAAGATCACCGGCAGGCAGCTTATCAACCTTGAAGAAGGTGACCTTCTGCTGCTGGATACCGACGAAGAAGATAATCTTGAATGCGAAGTGGGCGGAGTTCTTAAGTATTACGGAACGCCGGGCCGGGTTAAAGCTAACCGCGCATTCCAGATTACACAGACGATTGAACCTAAGATGACTTAA
- a CDS encoding WecB/TagA/CpsF family glycosyltransferase: MIEDRVINFMSVRMNAWTMRETVDEIFSRLKYGLFSQHVVVNVAKLVNMGRDDVLRESVESCDIINIDGMGIVWGARFLGFDVPERVAGFDLFHELLGRAASEGEPVFLLGARQEVLEKAVQNLNKQFPKLEIAGYHHGYFWDDEEAVVNEIAASGAKLLFVAISSPRKENFINRWRQQLGVNFVMGVGGTFDIVAGKSKRAPKVMQKYGLEWFYRFLQEPRRMWKRYLVTNTVFALKLLRAKLLG, translated from the coding sequence ATGATTGAAGACAGAGTCATAAATTTCATGTCTGTGCGTATGAATGCATGGACTATGCGTGAGACTGTTGATGAAATTTTCAGCCGTTTGAAATACGGGCTGTTCTCCCAGCATGTGGTTGTTAACGTTGCCAAGCTGGTTAATATGGGCCGCGATGACGTTTTGCGTGAATCTGTTGAAAGTTGTGATATTATTAATATTGATGGAATGGGAATTGTCTGGGGAGCGCGGTTTCTGGGGTTTGATGTGCCGGAACGTGTGGCGGGCTTTGATTTGTTTCATGAACTTCTTGGGCGTGCAGCAAGTGAGGGCGAACCGGTTTTCCTGCTAGGGGCGCGGCAGGAGGTGCTTGAAAAGGCTGTGCAGAATTTAAATAAGCAATTTCCAAAGCTTGAAATAGCAGGATATCATCACGGTTATTTCTGGGATGATGAGGAAGCAGTCGTGAATGAAATTGCAGCGTCCGGCGCAAAGCTGCTTTTTGTAGCGATCAGCTCACCTCGTAAAGAAAATTTCATCAACCGCTGGCGGCAACAGCTTGGCGTAAATTTCGTGATGGGTGTTGGCGGCACTTTTGATATTGTCGCCGGTAAATCAAAGCGCGCCCCGAAGGTTATGCAGAAATACGGGCTGGAATGGTTTTACAGATTTTTGCAGGAACCCAGACGTATGTGGAAACGCTATCTGGTGACAAATACTGTTTTTGCATTGAAATTATTGCGTGCTAAGCTGCTCGGATAA